DNA from Krasilnikovia cinnamomea:
CCTCCTTGCTGAACTGCCACGCCTGGCTGCGGTTGCCGCTGGCCGCCGACCAGCAGGCGAGCTGGCCGTAGACCCGGGCGGCGCCGGGGCGGCAGCCGCTGATCTCGGGGTGGCGTTGCATCATCCACCGCAGCGAGGAGATCTTCGTGGCGTACTCGTACGCGTAGTGCGAGGTGCGGCCCCACAGCACCCGCACCAGCGGCTCGTCCACGTGCACGATCGGGGTCCGGCGGGCGGCGCGCAGCAGCAGATCCCAGTCCTCGTTCTGGCTGCCCGGGGCGTCCTCGGCGACCAGCCCGATCGCATCCTCCGCCAGCGCCTCGCGGCGGATCAGGAACGACGACGAGTGCAGCATCGCCATCCGGGAGCGGGCGAGCTGATCCACGGTGACCCGGCTGCAGCCGGCCAGCCGCGCCGTGGTGCGGCCCTCGAACTCCACCTCGATCGCACACGTCGCGAACTCGGCGTCCGGCTCGGCCAGCAGCGCCGCGACCTGCCGGCGCAGCTTGTCCGGCGCCCAGGTGTCGTCGTCATCGCAGAACGCCACGAACTCCGTGTCCAGGCCGAGGATGCCGGTGTTGCGGGCGCCGGCCAGCCCGGAGGCGCGCCGGTTCGTCAGCACCTGCACCCCGACGCCCTCGGCGGTGGCGAGCGTGTGGTCCGGCTCGGCCTGGTCGTAGACGACCACGACCGTGTGCGCGCCGGGATACTCCTGCTCGCGTACCGCGGCGATGGCCTTGCGTACCAGCTCGGGGCGGTTGCGGGTGGGGATCACGACGCCGACGGACGGCCAGTTCATCACGCCTCCTGAGGGGCTGCGGGGTTGAGCGGATAGCCGTAGGCGCGCAGCAGGGGTGCGCACACCGCGCCGACCAGGCGGCGCTGACCCCGTGGCAGGGCGCGCACCCAGGCGTCGTCGTGGCGCAGCGGGACGCGGCCCACCCGGAACCGCATCGGGTTGCCGGCCGCGCTGTGCCCCACCGTCAGGTCGGCGTGCCCGTCGCCGAGGAAGTCCAGGTCGGCGTCCGTGAGCGGCAGATCGACGTACGCGGCCAGCTCGCGCAACGCCTGGCGCGGATCGGCCAGCAACTGCTCGTAGCGAACCCGGCGGACCGCGACGCCGCGGCGGGCCAGCAGGCCGAACGCGGCGTTGTGC
Protein-coding regions in this window:
- a CDS encoding glycosyltransferase family 2 protein, producing the protein MNWPSVGVVIPTRNRPELVRKAIAAVREQEYPGAHTVVVVYDQAEPDHTLATAEGVGVQVLTNRRASGLAGARNTGILGLDTEFVAFCDDDDTWAPDKLRRQVAALLAEPDAEFATCAIEVEFEGRTTARLAGCSRVTVDQLARSRMAMLHSSSFLIRREALAEDAIGLVAEDAPGSQNEDWDLLLRAARRTPIVHVDEPLVRVLWGRTSHYAYEYATKISSLRWMMQRHPEISGCRPGAARVYGQLACWSAASGNRSQAWQFSKEAVRANWREPRTAIALAAMTGAVKVENVLSALHKRGRGI